In Zingiber officinale cultivar Zhangliang chromosome 3A, Zo_v1.1, whole genome shotgun sequence, the DNA window ATGCTACCTGGGCAATTATAACAGTCCAAATTCTGAAGATTCAGACAATCAGCACTGTGAAGGTAAGGAAATTAGCAAAATCAGTTTCAACATTTCTTTCTATAAAAAAGCAAGAACAAACTAATTCATTAAACCATCTAACAATGCACGACACTGGATTTCATCTAGAATCATCATCCCCTCCCCTCTACTCTAGGAACACCTAACAACAATATGAGCTTGTTAATTCCTCTCCTTTAACATGACACCAACTAAGAATTATACCCACCCCAAACTCCCAAATACCATCAATTCGATACAATGCTTGGAATGATGGCACATCTCGCCTTCTCAAGCATTTTACAGACACCAAAAAGTCTGAAACAACAATAATAGAAGAGTAGAAATTATGCTAGTGGCCTTCCAAAGAATACTTTATTGATAAATCATTTATGTACCTTTTCTTAGGTACTCTAACCCTAGTAAAGACCTGATACAATCACATGCTAATAATGAAAACCAAACAAATCCAGTAAAAGTGAACTTCCATCTCTTAGGCAATCCATAATTTGCTATACCTCAGATGTAACAAAGATCATAAATATTGAACTTACAGCACTGAGGAAATTTAGAGTTGGTCATACCTTATATGTAACTAAGATCATATATTTGAATCATGTGACAACGACGAATAAGGATCGTCGGAAGCATTAAAATTTGTAGTATCAATGATGCACATCAACAACAACAGTGAAATCATGCTCTTTACAACTTATTTTACTATCGTGAAGATAGATAAATTTTCCACATTCATGGACCAACTTTGAGAACTATTATCTCAGGGATTAGTGCTCCAACAACAGTCTGAATCTCACACAGCATACCTCTACCACATCACCACCATCTTATCAACAATTCTTGGTTATATATTTATGTGTAAAAGATCACTTGTCAATGCCATGTGTATGGACGTGCTAAAACCTGACAAAAGCCACAACCTAGATTAGGGAATTAGTGGTTCAAATCATTTATCACCTAGTACTGTTTGTTAAAGTGACGCTAACCATATTATGGGAATTGGccgataaaattaaatttatagcaGTTTGTCAATCTGCAATTACCCTTACTCAAAATGTAATAATAATCATAGGATCATCTAACAACAAGGAATAATGATCACATGATAATAGGAAAAGCTAAACTGTTTGCTAACCTGAAGCTTCAAAGCATCTGAATTTGTAGCAACAATGATGTCTATAGATCCCTTAAATCTGAACTGTTCCCACGACTCAGTCAAGTACCAACATATCTAGAAGAGTTTGATGAACCATAACAAAGCAATTTCAGTTCATTACTGCAAGACTGAAATTTGACTGGTAGCAAATACATGAAGAATTTCAGCCAATGTAAAATATTTGAAGGCAAACACTTCAGATAAAGTGGCATTTGTATGTCTGACAACTTTATCGTGTTCAAAAACAATAAATATTGGTTAATTCaactaaagatttttttttaaaaaaagttaaaattaatatTGATTGCTCAGCATCCTAGCTTAGTGATAGGAAGAAAAGAATGAAACTACAAAAGTAACAAACTTTCTTGATATACAAATGATAGAACATATATTTGAATGCTAGCGTGCGTTCATTATGCGCAGTTACAGAATTGCAAGACGATTAAATGCCCTAATCGCATTATGCCCCGAACGATTTACCTCTCCGAAACGGCAATGCTGAATCTCCTCAATCTGTTCAATCAACGAAAGCAAGCACAAAGAACGAGTACGGATGCGCAATAGTACGGGTCATACCGGAAGACCGCAGTTCGATTGGAAGGTCTTCCATTGGAACCGATTGTCGCCTGTCAATCAATTGTTGAATCAGGATCAAGATCacggggagagagagagagaggtccCTCCCCAGTTGGAAGAAGGCGGAATGCTTGAGATGGGCATTGGAGTCCAAGGATATTAGGAGGAGGGGCTTCCACGATGCCATTCCCCGAAAGCAAGAAGAAAAGCAACTGCCGTGCCGTGCTTCTTTCTCTTCGATTACTTGCACAAGGAGAGAGCACACTCTCCGTGTGCTCCTCTTAGCGACCTATCTCGCTTCTCTCGTCACGCTCTCGTGGGGAACGACGGTTCGATCTGTTTCAACCACTCGAAACCTtcgtttacttttttttttttttggtcagaTTTTCTGACCTGCACCCTTAAGTTTGACAAATACAtcctccccaaaaaaaaaaaaaaaaaaaactatctaaATTTAGAATTCTCAAACAACGCCAACATAGGCATTTCCCATGCAAAAAATTTAGAGAGGTTTGTGAAACTATTATAGATACCATACTAGGTTGGaggtttttaatttaaaagtaaTAATGAAAACTTAAATCTATTTTTCCCTTTTGAAATTAATGATATGAGTGAGACTAGAAATTAATTAACAATAAGTGTTGAGTGTTGAGGTTTGTAGGGagcggttttttttttttttatcatggagACAGTAATAAGTTTTTACTACGGAAAGATATGgtgaaattaatatatatttttttcatcatCTAATTTTTTGAACTAACTAATTCTCAATATGATCGGATCAATAGTGTAGCAAGGATTTTCAATTAAAAGAGAcaaattcaataaattaaaaaaaataatacaatataaaatatttaGCAGTGATTCATCGATCTCCAGAGCTCAAAGTTAAAGAATCATTTGTGATATCATTTCCTCGTAATATTTAATATTCTTACATATGAGATATCCATTTTGATTTAAATAATAATCCTAACTAAcaacctaataaaataaaatttatactttacaaCTCTCCTTCAATTAATAaaacataaaagaagaaataaccaATTTACTCctcttgttattgttgttggaAAAAAGAGGAAAAAGTTATTTATAAAGGGTTGTttgttggaaaaaaaataaaagattgtTGCTCACTAATATGTTGGAGCTCCGGAGGGTCTTAGGTTGATCGTCGAGTCCCTTTTGCATGAGGGAAACATGTAGGTGGCAGTCAGCCCCTGAGCGAGCTCCTTTGGGTGAGGAGCGGAAGCCGAAGTAGGAATAGTCGCTGAAGGACAGGGAGGGGGAGTTGGTGAGGTAGGAGGTAGCACCGACCCCACGCTGCTTGGCAAAGGCAAAGCGATCAACCCTGGTGCAACTTGGGTCGTGGGGAGGTCCGTTGGGAGCAGGCTGGGTGTGTTGATGGtgactttcttcttcttcatcttccaaaCCCTAGGCTCCTCTTTAGAAGGTGAGGAGGTAGGAGCATTGCCTTGCGCGGCTATACCACTGGGTGTAATGTCCCGGTTctaagattctggttaagtatgacttaaaaggttagattgtaatatccatatcaccaaggttcATCTTCCTTTTCAGaagtccaaacttaagaactccaaagttaagcgtgcttgacttggagaaatctgaggataggtgacctcctgggaagtttttcaGGATGAGTgagagtgaggacaaagcatgctgaaaggacttccggtggtttgtggagctagttgtcaacccgatgggcaattctggtggtgtTCTCGGTTCGGTCGGGTGGGGCCCGCTAGGGTCGGgccgttacagatggtatcagagcgactttgcgaccgtgagtgtgcttgtggcaggagcaccgagggcaccaccta includes these proteins:
- the LOC122050904 gene encoding pyridoxine/pyridoxamine 5'-phosphate oxidase 2-like, whose amino-acid sequence is MASWKPLLLISLDSNAHLKHSAFFQLGRDLSLSLPVILILIQQLIDRRQSIEEIQHCRFGEICWYLTESWEQFRFKGSIDIIVATNSDALKLQKREKAWFASSLKSQLQYLAPTPSFPTIAINDPGEEIELDPSEGPVDVFCLLIFDPDQVDYLNSRSNERLIFTSKPNGSSRKLWMSQQINP